ATCTATTAATTCCTTGCAAAAACCTGAAAATCTTATAGATACTTTATAGATAcacatataataaataaatacttaacttttaaaatgtttgGGTTAATCACTTAAcctttaaaagtaaaaattacattaattatAGAAAGTTTAAATAGGTATAATTTCTGTAATTTCTCACAAAGATTTAGTAAGTGGTTTTGTTAACAATAGTTAGGAACTTAGGATGCGATTTGATTCtacaattgttttaaaaaaattgtattctaatttgaaaaatgttgtCCTTTTGGTTTTTGCAAACTTCATAAAagtcacatatatatatatatatatatatatatatctatctatctatctaaaAGGCttgattttatttcaatttcatgATTATGGTTAGAATTAAATCTAGAAATATCCTACCAACACAGGATTTAGTGATTGGAAGCGAAAAAATGAGTTTGTTTATGTGTATATCCGATAAAAGATTTTCGGATACACACAAacactaataataatattcaagtgtttataatttgaaattttgggtATGGATTTAGTATATTGTGAAAGTTTAAAGTAGGTTTAGTTTTGTAGTATTTTTGGGGAAAAAGTTAATAGtattttttagaaagaaaactaGTGATGGTATATTTGGAACAAAAACTCATTTAAGTgctatttatgaaaattatctttaaatttaaataattgcTTTGCTTTATGAACTTACAAATATCAGCAATTTTCGAATCATATCAAAGTAGATAATGGGTcgaataaatatattttatactagTATTTGGGAAGTACAAAATATAATGTAACATTGCCCCTTGTAAGTAATTATATTAGAAAGTTATTGGAAATCAAACTtgaaagagtaaattaattcatctcAACAAGAATAAACAAGtcaatactaatttaattaatttcattagtttaattaaattagaaaaataaaatacatttttaatgatattatCTTATATGTCAATGTATTATGTATAGAATGATTAAAATGTactataaacaaacaataattcaactttcaataaatatttaaaatttaaagttcTACCGTGCTGCACAATAACGGGTTATGATCTAGCTCTATAGATATTTTTCCAAGACCGATATGTATGATTATAACATTGATTAGTCTTAAATCAAAACTTCTAAAGTCAtttagagtgtttcatttagcaAATAGGGAAAgacttttatccaaaattatttatcttgtCATCAAGATTGTTCATTTTGGAAATTGTTCTGCCAAGACTTACTCATCTCTTCTAGTTTGTTGCTCGACTTGCTCCTCTGAACaatcttaattatatatatataatgtacacAAACAAATGGACAAAAGTCATACTCATGAAGTAGAGGTTCAACGTTCAAGTACTATAAATAGAGTTAGTAGCAGCCAAAAGAGCAGCACCAAGCCCAGATACGTCTTTGGCATGTATGATCACAATGTAACTTCGATTATCGCCAAGAAGCTCGACTAGTGCTTCTTCCATATACTGTTGATACTGTGGGTAGTTCTCGTAGAGTGAACCGTCCATAGCCACAACGGTTCTTTTACCTGAATCCATTCTTTTggtctcttcttcaatcttctccACAATTGCAACTATACCAGCTGTTAGGGGTTAGATTTGGGCTTGCTTTTCCCAAGGCCCAAATCCAAGTCAAAGGCCTAAGCAGAATGTTAAGTCAAGAGGGTAGGCTCGTCAAAACCCTGGAGGAATGCCCTACACGCAGAAGGCTATAAATACGGAATAGCATGTCTTGTCAAAGGAGATTCCAGGAGGACACTTAGAGACAAAGAGTAGCTCATCAGTTCGcccgtctcaagcagctcgtcagctcacccgtccgAAGTATCTCGCGAGGAGGACACTTAGAGACAAAGAGTAGCTCATCAGTTCGcccgtctcaagcagctcgtcagctcacccgtccgAAGTATCTCGCCAGGAGGACACTTAGAGACAAAGAGTAGCTCATCAGTTCGcccgtctcaagcagctcgtcagctcacccgtccgAAGTATCTCGCCAGCCGGTCCGCCTCAAGTAGCTCATCAGTTCGCCCGTCGCAAGCAGCTtgtcagctcacccgtccgAAGTATCTCGCCAGCCGGTCCGTCTCAAGTAGCTTATCAGTTTGCCggtctcaagcagctcgtcgGCTCACCCGTCCGAAGTATCTCGCCAGCCGGTCCGTCAAGTAGCTCATCCGTTCGcccgtctcaagcagctcgtcagctcacccgtccgAAATATCTCGCCAGCCGGTCCGTCTCAAGTAGCTCATAGTTCACCCGTCTCGTCAGCCGGTCCGTCTCAAGTAGCTCATCCGTTCGcccgtctcaagcagctcgtcagctcacccgtccgAAGTACCTCGTTTGCCCATCCATCTTGAGTAGCTCGTTTACTCGTCCGTCCGAAGTGTCTCGCCAACTTGCCCGCCCAAAGTAACTAACCTACTCGCACGTCTCGAGAAGCCATTCAACTCGTCACTTATCCGCCGGATCATCCCTAAAACTGCCTAACTCGACATACGACCTTCCTCCAGTAACGGCCTAGCTCGTTTATCGCGATATGAACTACGTGTGGCTTGATCCCTTTCtaagggtacgtaggcagccTTTTACAAGGTTCAGCTATCAAGATCGTCTTCCGGCCTCAAACTCGTCTTTCATCTACAATCGGCTCGTTCTTACTCTATTTATGCTTGTTGAAGAAATCATCCTTTGTAATCCGTCCAATTCGCCTAAGTCGCGGGCTCGTCATTAATagaaagattcttcttccttccctAGAGATCCCATTTTCGTACTTGTTTAATTCGTGCATTAACACCAGCTCCTGCTAGACGCCCTCCGCGTTTCACTACTGTGTCACACACTTCCACCACTCTCCTCCTTTCCTGCAGATTTGCCTCTACCTGTTTCCAATATCTTGATTAGTTTTATACAGTTTATCCACTCTCTAAATGtcattatttgtatataacaACTTACCTCCAAAATGTTGTATAGGACTAATCCAACAGTCTGAAGATCATCTGTAGTGTCCTCTTGCATTTTGTTTAGATGCTCGGTCCTATACAAAATTTacacaaatataattaaaattatcagttaggaatttttttaatttcaagtttcaaaggtcctaaaaagcaaaacacacGGCCACTTTGAGATAGTATTGATTTTAGGATATTTAATCTTAGGGATATAAGCATATAAACCAAAGCTGAACCAAAATGTTTGTATCAAAATGTGTTTGTGACCAAATTGATTTTCCTGGTTTAAAATCGTACTGAACCAACATCGAAACGTAACCAAAACCGATAAATCAAACTGAgccaaagaaatcaaaatacactaaagttgaaaaaaatcCAATTGTTTTCGTTTAATAAACGAAATTGCAACAAATTGAAGAAACTGAAGTACACGTGTACAAGTGGTTATCATTTGGTTTCACTTTCTATTTTCtacaaatataaccaaaaccaaaaatattgagccgaaacaaaaccataaaccaaACTGCACATTGACCGAACAAGTACTTGAGTGCAAATGGAATCGGATAAAGAATGTGAGAGAGAAGTACTTGAGTGCAAATGGAATCGGATAAAGAATGTGAGAGAGAAGTACTTGAGTGCAAAGGGTTTGGAGAGATTGCCGCCAGGAACGAATTGACCGAACAAGTCACTAGTTTCACACATTTGGAGCAAAACCCTCCTCACAATTTCACCAAGGTACATCCCTGAGACCATCTTCTCATATAACTtcatacacacacaaaacagtAAAGTATAGTGAGACTTGTGGCAATAGAcggtaacaaaaaaaaaaaaaaaaaaaaaaaaagacaaacataaATGCATCTAAAGAAAGGATAAATTCTATTACATGTTCACCACGATTCGGGCTTTCCGCATCCATCTCTTGGTCAAAAATGGTCTGCGGAAGAACCTTAGAGAATCCTCCCCACTCAGTGTTTATGATCTGATTCCGAATGAAAACAGTTTTAAGCATTAGAACATTGACAAACCTAAGAGCAGCTCCATTGGGGTCTCTCACATAAGAGACTCCCCACTAgactagaaaaataaaaaaaatgagaagagagTGTAGATACGTTTCTCCTTTAAAAACTCTGTAGAAACTATATCTACGTTTTCATCAAATGATTGgtttaacaaattaaaaaaataattaaataactaaatcatgttaaaaatatttacattttaattttgagatattcgagtaaaaataaaaatctatacCACCGTGATTCCAGAAGAAGATTTCGCAGTCTTTCTGAAACTTGGTTAGTATAGGACACGTCGAAGCCGAGTTAGTTCGGACGGCCGACATCACGATGTAATTGGAGCGTCGAGAAGAGAAGGTAAAAGAGCCAATGGTTGGGGTGATAATAGGGGAAGCAAACATGAATGACATTGTCTAAGTTTGGTTCTGatttgtaagaaagaaaatctcaaaGTCAACTCTCTGCTACTTGCTTACTTtacttgtttgattatttctcTCTTGTTGGGTTCAGGGGAAGAAgtagtatttttgttttgttttttttttacaaacaaGAAGGAgcaatttctaattttttaagtATCTGaacttaatttttgtttagtttctctttagatacgactttttttttttgtcagataATACGATTTATTTTGTCAGATAATACGAAAATTATGATGaccaataaaaaatacaacaaaaattaagcATTTGTTTGTTGAACAATGTTGTTGctatttgaagaaaaaacaaaatttgtgtGGAAAATTTTAAGGGCGTATAGCACCATAAGTGGAATGTAATGCCTTCGTTTGATGCAATCGGTTTTAGTCATAGACTCATAGTGGTACAAGTATTCAAATGAAAACGGCATTTTCAAACGGCTTttcgacaaaaacaaatccattaTTAGAAATCAAGCGTCGTCggaaaatcatatttatatggaaattgtaaaaaattacaaaaggaATGTTATCGGAAACTCTTTACAAAATTTGTCGATATATCGACGAAAATTTTTGACAGAGTTtcgattttcaaatttcttttgtcaatgttatttttgttagaaaatttGTCGAAAAATTATATACGACGTTCCAAAAAATTTGCCGATGGAATATATGGTAAAAAAAGTTGTCGGATTCCGACAAACAAGTAATCGGAATAATGTCATGGgaatttttttggaatatgGCGATGACTATAAAGCGTCATCATAAAATCAAGTATTCAAGAGGACAAATGGTGTTTATTGAAGATTCAGTGAAGGATAATTTATGACTTTTATTTGTTAAGCAATCAATGAAAGAGATTGGCTTtgacaaagaatcaaaaatagttaaataaaatttagaaatcatCTTTTGTAAAATAGAAAGTGATGGTGGATAGCCAAGCCAAGAATGCCAAGTTGAAACATGAGATTGGTGATGGATACCCAAACTTTGGATCTATcaaggtttttttctttttgaaagaatgtaaaatttatattcaaacaaaaaaacgttaTTACAAAAGATGCATCTGTTTCTCAGAAATTTTAGAGTGAAAATAGATAGAGGTGCAGAAAAggtctgaaaaaaaaaaaaaaaacaaaaatgaagcTGAGGGAAGTAGATCATGAGGGGAGACGCGTGGAGAGCCATAACCTAAGGCAGTTGTCGTAGCTATGGTCACCAACGTCGTTTATAGAGCTGATTCTATTTCGCACGGTTTTGTCGATGAGTTTGATGAGTCTAGTGGTGGTGGAATGTGCTTCTCCGTGACGTCGTGCATTTCTTTCTCGCCAGACGTGATAGAGAGATGCTTGGAAGACGTAGCgaaacagaaagagagagtcCTTTGACATTGTGGAGCTGCAGAGTAGAGCTAATAGGCGGTCCCAGTCAGTTGAGTACTCATGAGATAGGAGACGCCTTGTTAGATTATCCCAAATTGCAGTGGTGTAATGGCAAGAGAAGAATAAGtgatttcttgattcttcGACGTTGCCGCAGAGAACGCAATTGACTTGTTGTCCGGAATTCCACTTTTTGATCCGATCACCCGTGGATAATCTATCATGGATCGCAAGCCACAACAGGAAAGAGTATTTGGGTGTGTTGTATGAGAACCAAACACCCTTATACCATTGCCTATGCGTGTGAATAACCCGGATGTTGTGCCAAGTGACTTTTGTTATGAAACTTTGTCTGAAATTATCACCTGAGGATCGCCACAGAAAAATGTCTGGTGCCCCTGATCTCTCTCGTTGAAGAATACTCTGAATCTCTGCCTCTATCTTGTTGTAGATTGCAGTACGATGGTGTTTGGTCCTGTGAGAAGCCAAAACAGTCGCGACAGTAGCTGCTAACGGTATCCCCATGTCTATTGTTCTACGAGCATTTGTAACATCAACCAGTTGCCCTAGCTGTGACCAATTATCATACCAGAACGAAGTAGAGCTGCCACTTTTTATCTCAACCTTACACATAGATTTAGCCACATCTCTGTACTTAAGCAACTTCTTCCACATCCAAGACCCCAGACTAGAACGATCATTTGCGGACCAGAATGAGCCCTTCCGAATAATATAAGTCCAAACCCAATTAACCCACAAAGAAGACTGCCGAGAAACGAGTCTCCAAATCAGCTTCAAACAACTAACTTTATTTGCTTCCAAGAGAGATTTGATACCCAATCCTCCTTCTTGTTTCAGTTTACATAGCGAAGTCCATGttatttttgctttcttgGGGTTAAGCTCCGGTCCAGACCACAAGAAAGCAGAACATAGCTTCTCAATCTCTTTTATACATCCTGCTGGCAGCCTATATGCAGACATCCAAAAATTTGACAAACTTACAATCACGGAATTGATAAGAGCTAGACGTCCCGCATAGGAGAGGGAACGAGCTGTCCAAGAGCTTATCTTTGATCTCACTTTGTCAAGAAGAGGCGAATAGTCCGCAGTAGTCATCTGTTTCGTTAGAAGAGGAAGTCCCAAATAACGAACCGGTAACTGACCACTAGCGAACGGGAAAGCGGAGAGAATGTTATTTCTATTTAGCTCCGAAACTCCAGCAAGATAAAGGGTCGATTTCTCCAAACTTATGTGCAGCCCTGATTTACCCGCAAACTCCTTGAAAATATTGATAACTCCTTCAACTGATCTCTGCTGCCCATCAATGAACACCATTAAGTCATCCGCAAAACATAAGTGAGTTAGGCTGAGTTTCTTGCATTTAGGGTGATAGCCAATGTTTCGGTGAACTGCAGCTACATCAATCATATGAGACAGAACATTCATGCATATAACAAACAGGTATGGAGAGAGAGCACAACCTTGTCTCAGGCCTCTCTTACTACCAAAGAAACCCGCCAGCTCGCCGTTAACTTGGACAGAGAAAGTGGCTGTCGAGATACAGAGTTTTATCCAATGACAAAAATTTTCCGGGAAATTAAGAGCTTCTAACGTGTTCAACAGGAATTGCCATTGTACAGAATCAAATGCTTTCGATATATCGATTTTCATCGCACAACGAGGAGAGATTGAATCTTTGTGGTAGTCCTTGACTAACTCCGTAGCCAAAAGAACATTTTCTATCAAGAGCCTTTCTCTAACAAATGCAGATTGATTTTGGAGGATAAAGGTTGGCAGCATGACTTTAAGACGATTAGCTATAATTTTAGAGATTACCTTGTAAATCACGTTACAACATGAAATGGGACGGTAATCTCGCATCAAGGTAGCTTCATCTTTTTTCGGTATGAGCGCTAGGATTGTTGCATTGAGCCCTTTAGGAAGGAAACCTTTGatgaaaaaagatttgattgcAGCGATGAAGTCTTGACCAGTGATTGACCAAGTCGCTTTAAAGAACTCACTTGTGTAACCGTCAGGACCCGGAAACTTGTTACTTGGCATCGCAAACAAcactttttgattttcttcgGATGTTACCTCTCTAGTCAACATATCCTGATCTGTTGCAGAGCATCTAAAGGACATCAAGTTTTGCAACTCTTCAACTGTCATTCCCTGAAAATCAAGGTTGCCAGCAAGATCATACACATTTCCCTTCTTTATGCAACTTAATTTGCTCTTTCTATGGCAAATTTAGAGCCATCCTAGTGGATCATATGTGTTTAATCAATCGAAAGCATGATATTAAAAAGTCAACGTTAGAAAGTGTCGTATTTTGTAATATAGGTCAAATCGAAATcatagatgaaaaaaaaaaaaaaacacgaatcTTTCACTCTTGACTAGGCCACACCACAACGAATCTTTCACTCTTGACTAGGCCATGAATCTACACAATTAATATgctaaactttttttcctaaatattACAATCCACTACTTCACACATTCCACTAACAAACTTACAAATCCAAATCGTGTAAAGTGCAACTTTTTAAGGCTCGGAGACTTTGTAGATAACTACAAAGCAAGGAAGTATAGCTTTTGGATTATACACAACCAAGTCGTCAAGGTTTGTGTAGACCCCAGCGGCCCCCGCAACCGAATCATACGAGCCAGAACCACTTTCATCTTCCGGCACATCACTCTGCACGCGCCTCACTCTTCCCGCGATCACACGGCAAACAAGCATCGCCCTCCGCTGGTCAAAACACCTCAACGCATCGTGTGCTCTTCCACTGCTTGCAGTGGTCCTCACGCCCTTAATCTCCTCTTTTCCTTCACCATTGCCTACACGTACCGTTTTGGCGTGGAAGCCATGGCGGATAATGGTGCAAACGCGGCAGCCAGGGATGGCGGAGCAAATGGAGGTCGAGCCGCGTGAGCCGAGGGAGCAAGAAACTGTGGTGCAGTGGAAGCGGAGAAGCTCGTTGCCGTCGGCGGCGGACCGAGCCTCTTTTCTGGTAGAGGCATGTGCATGGGACTTGACTGCGTCGCGACAATCTTCAAACCGTTGGATCGTTCGTTGAGTGTTGTGGACTTTTAATATCCGTTCGATCTTGTAGATGGGACTGTCTTTACGTAACCAGCTAGATTTGAAGATGATGTCCACTATGTTTCTCCCTGAATCCTCTGGCCCCAACTCCGACACtgtaatcaaaattaactACATTACAAAAACATCTTCacataggttttttttttttgtcgatatAGAGATCAGAGATGGATATCCTTAAATTCACCACAACTAGAAGGAATCCAAGAATCATAAATTATTCTACAAAATCATTACAAAAcgtttttatttgaaataatattaCATGGTCGATATAAATTTCCGTATGATTAATCCATCTAATAAGAGTATAAAAGCCTTTTaacaaagggaaaaaaagactaaaagcttatcatatatattttcatttggtttggttttggttttgtttttcttcaattatatttcatttgctctatatccatataaataaaaactgaatatcatTTTGGTTAAGTATGATTAGgctgtttttctttccaagCTAGTTCACTACTATATCTGCAAAttccaaaatatatttggaaaagCCACTAAAccgttatttctttttttggttgaaattaatattttaaaacccctagagaaaagaaaaatcagaacCATTATAGAGTGATAGATTAATGATGTTGTTTGTCACCTAATATGTGATTTCGAGCTaagatattataatttttgtacaATGAAtctgtaataataatatacgtATGCTGCTGCTGTACATAACTAAATACATATCCAAAAATGgctgaaggaaaaaaaaacataaatccaaaaacaacgACAGGACATGCCAGATTTATGGCCCCAATTACGagataaagaaaactaaaagacGGACAATTGCTtacattatttaattatttcaaaagtaatcaaaaagaaaaatccaaaagaggatacaaatcaaaattttatttttgataaaagatttgtgttaattaaaccaaaacagGTTTGAGTTAAATTGAACTTTATATGTCTGctttatcaacttttttttttatgtctgATCCAAAAGgggaaatagattttaaaaattgccttagaaagaagaatttttttttatgtctgATGTATAACGGCATAATACCTACTAGTGCCCACATAtttttatggattttgatCTATGTTAtcaaatgtaatatatatacaagttttACTACTTTCatacaaaaagatatatacaattaaGTGATGCATACCAGCGTGACGAACTGCTTGATGATGCTCCAATGATTCAAGCTTAGGGAAGACCTCCCCACACTGTGGACATGCACATATTCTTGGTGCTATTGGATACCTAATTATATAAACGAAGCATTATTAACTATTAatctctcttatttttctttgtaatatGAGATGCAAGTATTTCACATAATAATTATTCATATTTAAAGTAAgataaaaatatcaagaacCTGCTTGGATCAACAATCATGTGACACTCATAGCAACCTGAGAGGTTTCTGAAGTGCATAGCTTTGGAAGTTGAATATGACGTGTAAGCGCCACAACCGTTGGATCTAACCGATGAAGAAGATCCACGGGTACTAATGGGTTTTCGGGTCAACAACCGGGTATCTTGTCCAAGATTGCTACTCTCAGGGGAGTGATCGGAGCGGTGAATCACACGGGCATTACCGTAAATAACATCACTAAACTTACAAAGAGAGGAGCCACAAGATGATGACGTAATCTTTGATGGTTCGTGCACTCGTGGCCCTTCGATTTGTTTGCAACTCAAAAGGTTCTTTATCTGGCTCCatgacgacgatgatgatgttgatggtACCGTCTTCTGCTTTATCTTTTGCGTTTGAGGCGGTGGTTGGGacgttttcttgtttctgttcttcttctttgtgtctGAAGATAAACGCGTTTGCGAACGGGTTTGTTCCGGTATGAAAGGGAGAGGAGccatagaaaaagagaatgttGAAGACAGTGCAAATTAGATTACAATGTCgttaatatatagaataaacgataaagaagaaagagaagatagatagagagtctttgttgttttgcttGTGTTTTTGGTGGGAAAGGATCCGAGAAGAAAAAGTGATCGAGTGGGATCAAACTCTTCTTATAACTAatccatacatatatatagagtttggtttatttttaacGTACACTTTGatgcaatatttatttaatagtcATAAGCATATAGTATTTGATGGTTTTTTACTTGCATCCAACCATACAAAATGTTGACACAGATCcagatttagattttggtgTATAATGGCGTATACACTCGTcgtaatatataaaaattaattgattattaTTGGAGTAGGTGATATCAACTGCAAacatttatatgattctttgattattttaaaaacgtaTGCATATTAGTTATGTAGTGGAGTTGGCCACCTTTAtgtttgtcttcttgtttctccATGTTCTTAGGACTAATGCAAAGACAGTATCCCCTAAAGTACTCCAAATACCCTAAAGAAGTCTAAATTGAATTAGCATATCAGtaagatttgttttccaaacttaccttagaaaaaaataaatccaaaattatcTCACAACTTTAGATTTAGAAAAGTaataatagaatttttttttttttttttggacaatgAAAAACAATTGTGGGAGATCACTCTCCTTGATTACCTAATAATTAGTCTTTGTGGATAATGTCTTCAATGTACCAGCaatgttttatcaaattttcacAGAATTTATCTATAAGAATATATCAACTAATTGACTTCAATAAATACAGAAAAACTGCACCAGTATCTACAAACTATATAGACGATTACTCAAGCTCTCCACTAAACATTTCAAGTTTTATAgcattataaatatatttgtatgctaaaaatcaaaattgaccCAAAAAATCATGGAATTATACTAAAGTGAAACTGGCTAAACATATACGGAACAGTACTTTAGTTTATTGCAAATACATGCATGCAACTCGGTATTTTCATCACATATTATCCTTATCTTATTCATCATTTGCGAACGACTTTAAAGTTACTTTCTATTAAAATCAAAAGGGTAAACGTACTTTACCAGCTAGCTTGATATTCAAGAGTATATTATGCCATATAAAGACATGGTGAACATGTACTGTATATGACTGAAATGTTATATTAGTGTACATAAGTTCTCACTCCCCATCTAattgaaattatataaatctAGCTTGTAAGAAATGAGTAAATCTTAATATTATCCAGTATTTcactatataaatatgatatgCTCAATACTTATTATCTAATTAGACCAAATTAGACTAGTAGTAATTGCatacttatatatgtatgacTGATCCATAATATTCAAAAGGGAAATGTGACATGGAAATTAAAAGTTCAAAATCTTTAtcataataaaaatgtaatgGTTGAAAATATAGGTTCTCCTGTGTTGTTAATAGTTCGATATATAAAacttgaaatgtttttttaaatggtcCAAAATATacctaatgttttttttttttggtaatgccTAAAAAGTCTTTggtgataaagaaaaaagtataagATACTCGGAGTAGAAGGTGCGGTAGAAGCTAAAGTTCAAGTAGGAGAAGCCAAGACATCAGCACATAAACATCGAGATCATAAAGTTACACATAGTGGCCCTCGTGATATTGCCGCAAAACATGGCCTCTTCTCTCACATGTCTTACCTTTATTCGCTTTGTCCTCTACTCTCTCAACGTAGATCCCTTTTCCGTATATacttatgtttatttttgtaatgtatTATACAACAAATACGCACACATGCCGGCCACTAATGTACATGCATTTATACATGTGTCCACTTCGTTCCACGGAgcggaaaaagaaaagttatgtAGGATATTTGTCTAACAACGACTATGCGAACAATTACAAATACATAATTTTTCCAACGCACTATATTGAGTCAAGAGTAGTTATAAATCAATGATCCCAATAATCAAAACTGAATTCAATTCAAAAGAGGTCTAATTGATGAACTTCTATAATGATTTCAAAGCTTCACTAATATTAATGTAGGATAcggaaaaatatatagtagtaaatattattatatctacatttttttgcagctattttgtaaaataaatccTGTAGTtagaacttatttacaattgTTGCCACtggcttttaattattgttttttctggcaataaattgattaacaaacgaaaaatattccaaatgtATTCCAATCCATATATCACgcagatttctccaaaatttaaactagatttcggcaactatttaaaacaaaaaatatttgacaaaccaaaatacaattgcaatctcttaaaatgagcaaaacacacctaaatacatttcttatcaattcactaaatcttatttctccaaaatttgaactagattttgacaactatttaaaacaaaaatttgtttaacaaactaaaatacaattgcaatcctgtaaaatatttattttaattatttatttaaattagcggtgtacgtcttttttttttataggacAGGTTTGGCGAGACGGGTTTGGAAGAACGTTACTTAATaagaattataaaatataaaataaaaatattttatagatagatataattttcaaacttttatatatactaattttaaaaaaaaaaatcttcatggtgtactacgggttaaaatctaataGTTGTAGAAAACTCTTAAGCCTAAGGAAGTTAATTACCTAAATGGTAGGagttataataaaaataacttcttaccaaaaaaacaacgTTAGATAACTTGTAAGATCACTTT
This sequence is a window from Arabidopsis thaliana chromosome 1 sequence. Protein-coding genes within it:
- a CDS encoding hexokinase, giving the protein MDLFLSKSRLKMPFSFEYLYHYESMTKTDCIKRRHYIPLMIINTEWGGFSKVLPQTIFDQEMDAESPNRGEHLYEKMVSGMYLGEIVRRVLLQMCETSDLFGQFVPGGNLSKPFALKTEHLNKMQEDTTDDLQTVGLVLYNILEVEANLQERRRVVEVCDTVVKRGGRLAGAGVNARIKQVRKWDL